CACAAGGCAAAGCATCTCTTCTCGTAATAATGGATCCAGCGCCGAGAAAGGTTCATCAAGTAACCAGATGTCGTGAGGTTGAACGAAACAACGTGCTAATGCGACACGCTGACGCTGACCACCAGATAACTGTTCAGGCAACCTATCCAAATACTCAGCGACGCCAACTTGGGCAGCCGCTTGCTCCACCGCTTGCTTTTGGGTTGCAGTAAGCTTTAAGCCTGGGTGTAACCCTAAGCCAATATTTTCACGCACCGTGAGATGAGCAAACAGGTTATGCTCTTGAAACAGCATTGCCAATGGGCGCTGATGCGCTTCTTTACCAATCAGCGATTCCCCAGCAACAGAAATCTCTCCAGATGTCGGCTCAATAAAGCCCGCCACTAAAGCGAGCAGAGTTGACTTACCCGCACCACTTGGTCCCATCAAGGCAACAATATCGCCCTGCTCTGCTTGGAAATCAAAACTAAACAACTCTTGGTGATAGTGGTAATCCACATCTTTCATCACTAACATCATCGGTTCCTTAACTCTTTAGCTTTGAGCTTCGAGTAAACAAAAATTCAATAAGGCTAAAGCTGCCAACACTCAACAACAATAGACTCACTGACACCACTGCCGCAGCTTCCATTTGATAGCTACCTAACAATTGGAATAGATACAAAGGCAAGGTTCTAAAGTCTTGGCTACCAAACAAAGCAATCGCGCTCAGATCGCCCATCGCCAACATAAAGCTGATAGAGAAAGCCTGCGCCATCGGTTTACGCAGTGCACGCCACTCCACTAACCTAAAGCGAGTAAAGCCGGTCATACCTAAACTGGCACACACATATTGATATTGCTGAGACAAATGCAACATAGGTTGGGCAAGTGTCTTAATCACATAAGGCAGCGCCATTAGGCTATTTACGGCAATCACAATAAAGAAAGCCAAGCTGAACACATCGGTAAATGAACGTAACAATAAGAAAATACCTGTGCTGATCACTAATCCCGGCGTCACCAAGATAATAGTGCCGATCAACTCGATCTTATCAGCTCTGATCGTCTTGTTTTGTAAGCGCCATGCACGACTGGTGAGTAATATCGCGATACCTATACCGACTGCAATAACACTCGCCAATAAAGCGACTCTTACCGAAGTCATCAACGCCGCCCAAAACGGCTCACTGACCAGCACTGTCAAGGCTTGAGCGTTAATACCACTAACAAGCACCATCAACAGTGGCGGTAATACGAGTATTGATACCATGATGATCCAAAAGCTATCCCAAGCTTTTGACCACCAGCTGTCCTTAACCAAATACTTATCTTCCGACAGCTGACTTGCGGTCACTGAGATAGGCTTAGACAGGCGCTGGATACTCACCGCTAACACGCCGCACAACAGCATTTGCCATATCGCCAGCAAAGCCCCAGCTTGCAGATCAAAGTCAAATTTAATCGCCTGATAAATAGCAAGCTCGATAGTGGTTGATTTAGGGCCACCGCCTAGCGCCATCACGGTAGCAAAACTGGTAAAGCACAGCATGAAGACTAAGCCACATACATGAGGTAACTGTTGCCTTAAGCGAGGCCATTCAACCCACCTGAATTTGTTCCAATGACTCATGCCTAAATGTGCGCATAACTTGTGCTGCTCAGCAGGTACGGTATCTAACGCTTGCAGAAGTAAGCGACAGGAATAAGGCAGATTGAAGAAGACGTGTGCCAACAAAATACCATTCAGGCCATAAATCGAAAATGGTAACTCAATGTCGAAGTTCGCCAAGAACTTAGCTAACCAACCACTGTTGCCGTAAATAGCCAGTAAGCCAAAGACGCCGACTAATACAGGCAGAACCAAGGTCGACGCAAAGAGCCTTAACAGTAGCGCTCGTCCAAAGAACTGTCTGCGGCACAAAGCGTGTGCAACAGGTATAGCAAAGCCAACACTCAGCACCGTTGAGAGTGTCGCTTGATAAAAACTGAACTTCGTTACATGCCAATAGTAGGGATCGGACCATACTTGGCTGATATCAAGAGAAGGGGCATTGCTAAGCAATGCCCCTACTGCTGAAACCACGAAGGCGGTAATGAGTATCGCGACCCAAATACCGACCTTAGGCGTTTTCTTTATCATAAATTGATTATTACCGTAAAAAGTCCATTCCAAACATAAAGAATGGCTTTAAATACAGGTCGTTCATTCTTTTAAAAGTAAATTAAAAAGTAAGTGCACTCTGCCATTCACGAATCCAAGGCTTACGCTTCTCGGCGATCTCTTCAGAGCTAAAGCTTAACGCTTGCTGAGGTACCGTCAGTTGTTCGAAACCTTTAGGTAGCTCAACATCTGTCACAGGGTACATCCAGTTACCTGTTGGCATCGCCGATTGGAATTCATCACTTAGGATAAACGCCATAAACTCATCAGCAAGCTTTTCATTCTTACTGCCTTTGACCTTTGCTGCGACTTCCACTTGAGTGTAATGCCCCTCTTCAAAGTTAGCAGCTGCGTACTTAGAATCGTTCTCTGCAATGATGTGGTAAGCCGGAGAAGTGGTGTAAGACAATACTAGATCAGATTCACCCTCTAGGAACATAGAGTAAGCTTCAGACCAGCCTTTCGTTACCGTCACCGTTTTCTGAGCTAGCTTCTTCCACGCCGCTGTCGCTTCATCACCGTATACCGACTTCATCCAAAGCATCATGCCTTGGCCAGGTGTTGATGTACGTGGATCTTGGTAGATAACCTTCAGGTCTTCACGTTGCTCAACCAACTCTTTCAGACTTTTCGGTGGATTTGCTAGCTTCTCTGTGTTGTAGACAAAAGCGAAGTAGCCAAAGTCGTACGGGACAAATGTATTATCGTCCCAACCATTTGGCAGTGTTACCGATGATGTATCAACATTGTGCTCAGCCAGTAAGCCAGTTGCTTTCGCTTCAGCCATCAGGTTGTTGTCTAAGCCCAGAACAATGTCAGCTTTGCTGTTGCCACCTTCAAGACGTAAACGGTTAAGAATAGATACGCCATCTTCGAGCGCGACAAAATTCACATCACAGCCACACTTTTCTTCAAATGCTTTCTCTACGGCAGGACGAGGGCCCCAATCCGCAGCAAAAGAGTCATAGGTGTATACGGTTAACGTATCGTCTGCAGCAAAGGCAGAAAAAGAGATAGCTGTAGTAACAGCAAGGGTAGTTAATGTGAATTTCACTGGACGCTCTCCATGGTCTGAGCGGCACAGGTTTGAGGGAGGAGAACGATAGAGGTTGTTCCTAACTCAATTCCTACGCCAGCATTATCTGGTTCAGGTTTACGGGTCCCAAGCTCCTGCTTGATCTCAGCTCGCATTCACTATTTGAATGGTTTGCTCCCCGATGAGTGTCCGGAATTGTAATTCGATTTTTAACAATAAGCTATCAAGTTTGGATCAATTACGTTGATCGTAGCCCCATCTAGGCACTAAACCTTGGTCAATACCTAGATGGTCCAGAATGCGCGCCACCATGAAATCGACCAGGTCTTCTATTGACTTAGGTTGATGATAAAAACCTGGAGCGGCTGGCATGATGGTCACGCCCATCGTCGATAGCTTGTGCATGTTCTCTAGATGTAGCGTTGAGAATGGCGTTTCACGAACCACCAATAACAGCTGACCTCGCTCTTTCATCACCACATCTGCTGCGCGCTCAATCAGGTTATCCGATAACCCATGAGCAATGGATGCCAAACTGCCCGCAGAACATGGGCAAACCACCATCTGCTTCGGCGCTGCAGATCCTGATGCAACTGGAGAGAACCAGTCATCTTTACCGCACACCACTAGCTTTTCTGGATCGCAGCCCAAGTGCTTAACCAAGGCTTGCTTTGCCGCATCCGGCCCAGCAGGTAACTTGAGCTCATGCTCTGTTGCCAACACCACTCGTGCTGCCGACGAAATTAGCAGGTAGACTTGATAGTCTGCTGCCAGCAAGCATTCAAGCAAGCGCAGTCCGTAAGGCGCACCAGATGCGCCAGTGAAGGCAAGAGTTATCGCTTTATCGTGTTTTGTCATGTTCTCAGTTACTTCAAATTATAAAGTCGTGGATTGGATTAACCTTTAAGGGCTAACGCATCCAACAATTTCTGGTGAATACCACCAAAGCCACCATTACTCATTACCAGAATTTGGTCGCCCGCTTGCGCCTCTGAGACAATTTTAGCAACAAATACATCCATATCATCACTAACATGTGCAGGCTGATGACAAGCATCTGCGACATCCTGTACCGACCAATCAATGTTGTCCGGTTGGAATAAGTAGGTGGAATCCGCTTGTTTGAGCGAATCAGCCAAGGTTTCTTTATGCACACCACGCTTCATGGTGGCGGAACGAGGCTCTAAAACGGCAATGATTTTTTTCGAGTCGACCTTATTACGTAAACCACCGAGCGTAAGTTCAATCGCCGTTGGGTGATGGGCAAAATCATCATAAACAGACACACCAGCAACCTCGCCTTTAAACTCTAGACGACGTTTAGTATTGATGAATTTCGCTAACGATTCGCACGCTAAATCTGGCGTCACACCCACATGCCTTGCCGCAGCAATCGCCATAAGAGCATTGTTGACGTTGTGATCACCAACCAGGTCCCAATCTACCGTACCTACACACTCACCTTGGAAGTAAACTTCAAATTGAGAGCCATCTTTAACTCGCTTTTTGGCATCCCAATCGCCAGCTTCGCCACTCGATTCTGTCTCACTCCAGCAGCCACGTGATAGAACATCTTGAATAGCGGTATCTTGCTTAGGTGAGAAAATACGACCATTGCCTGGCACAGTTCGCACTAAATGGTGGAATTGACGTTTGATCGCTTCAAGATCGTCAAAAATGTCGGCATGATCGAACTCAAGGTTATTCATTACCAAGGTTCTTGGATGGTAATGAACGAACTTAGAGCGTTTGTCGAAAAAAGCACTGTCGTATTCGTCAGCTTCTACGACGAAGAACATGCTTTCACCCAAGCGAGCAGATATACCAAAGTTACCCAATACCCCACCAACTAAAAAGCCGGGAGCATAACCGCAATCTTCCAAGATCCAAGCTAGCATGCTGGATGTCGTGGTTTTACCGTGAGTACCGGACACCGCAAGAACCCAGCGGTCGTGCAGCAAGAACTCTTGCAGCCATTGTGGGCCAGATGTGTATCTAAGGTTGTTATCCAAGACATACTCAACACATGGGTTACCGCGGCTCATCGCATTACCGATAACCACCAGGTCAGGCCTAGGCTCTAGTTGGCTTGGGTCGAACCCTTCAATAATTTCAATCCCTTGCGACTCCAACAAAGTACTCATTGGAGGATAAACATTCGCGTCACTACCGGTAACCTTGTGACCTAATTGACGAGCCAATACCGCAGCACCGCCCATGAAGGTGCCACAAATTCCTAAGATATGAATATGCATAAATTGCTTCCAAACGCTTGGCTAATATAAACAGTGCCTAATTAAAACGGCTTGTACTCATTATCATTAAATGAAGATTAAAAGCGAGCGGCAATGCAAAACAAATTGAGTCGACATAGTAAGTGAGATCTGTGTCGCTTAGTTCATTACCATTAAAAAGATCTAAGCCTTAGAATTTAGGTAAGCGTCTAGATGAATAAAGCCCACTTAAGAGGCAAATTCTATGGTGCTCAAATCCCCCCTAATATTCAGAGAAGTTTAAGGAAATAACATGTCTGAGATGCGCACCCTTGGTGAGTTCATTGTTGAGAAACAGAGTGACTTCCCCCATGCAAGTGGTGATCTATCATCCCTTTTGTCATCAATTCGTCTTGCTGCAAAAATTGTTAACCGTGAAATCAACAAAGCAGGTCTTGTCGACATTACTGGCGCTGTTGGTACAGACAACGTTCAAGGTGAAGAGCAGCAGAAGCTAGACCTTTATGCGAACGACAAATTTAAAGCGGCTCTAGAAGCTCGTGACCAAGTTTGTGGTGTAGCAAGTGAAGAAGAAGACGAAGCCGTTGCCTTCAATAAAGAGCTCAACAAAAACGCAAAATACGTCGTGCTGATGGATCCACTAGATGGCTCTTCAAATATCGATGTAAACGTATCGGTTGGTACGATTTTCTCTATCTACCGCCGTGTGTCTCCAATCGGAACTCCACCGACTCAAGAAGACTTCCTACAACCAGGTCACAAACAGGTAGCTGCCGGTTACGTGATTTACGGCTCTTCAACCATGCTGGTTTACACAACTGGTGCTGGCGTAAATGGTTTCACCTACGACCCATCTCTGGGTACTTTCTGTCTATCTCATGAAAACATGATGATTCCAGACGAAGGTAAGATCTACTCGATCAACGAAGGTAACTACATTCGCTTCCCAACCGGTGTGAAGAAGTACATCAAGTACTGCCAAGAGAGCGAGCCAAGTGATAACCGCCCTTACACGTCACGTTACATTGGTTCTCTTGTATCAGATTTCCACCGCAACCTACTAAAAGGCGGCATCTACTTATACCCAAGTACAGAGAGCCACCCTCAAGGTAAACTGCGTTTGCTTTATGAGTGCAACCCTATTGCCTTCATCATGGAGCAAGCAGGCGGTATCGCTTCTGATGGTGTACAACGTATCATGGACATCAAACCAACTGAGCTACACCAACGTGTACCTTTCTTCGTTGGCTCTAAGAATATGGTTCGTAAAGTCGAAGAGTTTCTTGAGCAGAACCCAGACTAACCCTCTCGTTTCTTCCTCAACTTAACTTCATTAAAAAAGCCAGCATCGAAATGCTGGCTTTTTGTTGTTCATCGAGTTAATCAACCACTGGGTTATCGAATATCAAATTTCGACTCCGCGCCTCTCTCGTAGTTGAAGCGGAACCACTTATCGATATCATCACAAATACCAAGATAAGTCTCACCGCGGCGTCCTAAAGCTCTTGGGTTCTGAGAACAGTATTGCGCCTTACCAACCTCATAACCTTGGTCATAAGCGGCATACAAATTAGCGTCAATTGACGGTGACGAGGCAGCTTCTGCCAAGCTAGCTTCCGTCTGCTTGGTTTTTCCTTTGAGTGCCATTTCTTCACCAAAACTCTGCCAATCGGTTGTGTTCATAGACGTTGGTGGCGGAGTTTGCGCACAACCAAATAACATTACTGATAGCACCAATAATAGATATTTCATAATTTCCTCCTGATGGAAAAGACTAGCCTGTACATTAAGACTTCTAGCTATTACGTCAGAATGCTTTCAGTAGTTCATTTACTATAGCGGGTTGTTCCGCTTACACCAGTCACCCGAAAGTATTTCTTTATTAGCTGTTAGATCAAGCTGATACAAATATACCCATGCTAATCCAAATATAGTCTCTATTTGCTCGCGACGATACTCGACAGGCACATCTTCTAGCCGATCGAGCGACTCCAAAACTTCGTCGTTAATCATATAGACCTCCCCAGCGACACTTTTATTTCCAAAAATCATCGCGGGATAAGCATCTAGGTCAAAAAGCGCGTATTCCTTTGGAGTATCAAACCTACCTAGTGATTTACAGCCCTTTAAATAATGGTGATTAGATTGGCCTTGTCTCAAGGTTCCATAGACAAAAACAAGATGCTTCATAAATCCTCCACACGCCATTCACACGAGCACGGTAATGAATGGCTGATGTATTACCTAGGTGACTTCAAATAGCTTTATTCGAACTCAAATTGATAAAGGAGGTCTACCGCACTGTCTAAACCAGAAACGGCTTCAACGTAGAGATCCTGCATCAATCGATAACGCACGGTAAACTCGCCAAGCGAATTAAAGATACCCACGCCATACTTAACCTGTAAGCCTGGAAGGATGTAACCACTTACCGTTACTTGTGAGTCGTCACCAGAGCCCGCGGTATCCAGCTGTAAATCTTGTACACCAAAGGCTTCACCTATCTCCCCGACTACCTTACCGCTCTTCGCTAAGCTCAAACCAATTAAAGTGGTTGTCATTGAGCCGCTCGACTCGCCATCAATATCTTGACCACGCAAGATGTATGAAAGAGCATTTGCTTGCGGCATCGCAGGGTCCGAATAAATCTCAATAGCTGGCTCTGTCGCTGGGCCAGTCACTCGAATACCCGCCGTCACATCATCCTGAGTATTGTCAGGATTACGGATCGCATTGATCGCTACGTATGGCTGATCCGGTGGTCCATTCATTAAAATCTTACCTTCTTCGATCAACAAGTCTTGGCCGAACGATTGGTAGGTACCGTTAACGATGTTGACCTCACCGGTCACAAATGGACCTTGGTCTTTTTGAGCAACATTCAGTTTACCGACCAGCTCACCCTCTAGGCCAAAAGCAGACAGCTTAAAGTCATCGCCAATTGAGATATTAATGTTCGTCACGACATCAAATGGAATGGCCGATTCGCCCTCAGGTTGCAGGTCTTTATTCAAAATAACCTGATCAGAAGAAACACCTACCGCAGAAGGCGGCAAGTCTTCAACCACAATACGTCCCCACGGTAATGCAATATCACCGGTAATTTTTGCAAGCTCAGGCGTAACATCAATGGTCATGTCAGGAACGACCTTCACCTTAACCATAGGTGGTACATCCACCATCAATTCATCGGCAAATACTCTAACGTTCGAATGCCATGCTTGAAGATCTTGCCACTCACCAGAGCCTTCAATATCAAGGTGTCCATCTGGCGTTTCTACATTGGCATCCAGCTTTGCACTATAGCCATCAAAGTCGAGGTCAATACGGCCATCTTTCACATCAATCGGGGTGACGTCGCCTTTAACTTGAATGCCGTCCACTGAGAATTGACCGAATACTTGAGGATGCATCAAAGAGCCTTTCACCTGAAGGTCACTCGCAAGGTCTGCTTTCAACAAGCTGTATTCACCCAAAATAGGCTGCAAGAAGTCCAAATGGAAAGTCGTCAACTTAATCGCAGCATCGACCATTTTATCTTGTGCAAGAATATCAGGCAGCGACACCGTACCAGACAGATCACCGTTATCAGACACATCCAATTTGAAGTCTGCATCGAGCTTGTTGTCTTTCAGTTGAGCGTTTAGGGCAACGCTCTCCCAACCGATTGTGATTGGTTCACCCACTTGCTGTACAGCCTGACCTTTTGGCATATCAAGGCTTAATGTGACTTCTGGCTGACCTTGTTCCGACCATTTTGCGTGAGCTTTAACATTCACTAAGCCTTGTAGCTCAGTCTCTTTAGGAACAAAGGCTTTAATCTGATCGAAGTCGAACTGATTAATTGCAATCTTGGCCTCACCCGATTTTCCAGCACGGATGTCTTCGTCCAAACAGACACTCGAACCAGCTTGCTTCCAACAGTGCGCTTGAACATTAGCAAACTGCTTGTCGACATCGGCCTTAATCGAGACAGGTTGATCAAGCACCCAAGGGCCCTGTTGAGTGGTGATTTTCACTCGGTCTAACGAGCCATTCCAAACAAGAGAAGGCTTTTGAATCAACTCACCAGAAATCGCTAAACTTGTCGATACGATGTCGGATATGACATCTAACGTCACAGTGTGCTTTTTCTCACCGCCACTTACCGTCAAGTCGATGCTTTCTACGTTTTGTTCTTGATAGCTCAAGTTCTTGGCTTTCAACACCAGGTCGGCTTGCGCTTCAGGTAATGGCAATGGAACCACTGAACCATTAAGAGATAGCGACTCCAGTGTTGCTTCGCTATTCCAATCCACCTTATTAACGTTCAGTGTTAGGTCGACCTTGGGCTCTTGAGTAGGGCCACTAAGTTGGATGTTACCAATCACTTGCCCTTTCAAGTCTGGAACACTTTTCACAAGCTCAGGGAAGTAGATATCAACGCCCATATCCCATTGCTTATCAAGCTGTCCCTGTGCCTTAATCGAATTCACACCGTGAGCTAAGCTCAAGCCACTGGTTTTCAGTTTAGGCTCACCACTTGCACTACGATCGGACGCCGACAACTGACCTTCAATATCCAGTGGGTAATCACGCAAGATACCCTCGATATCAAGCTTAGGTAACTCAATCGCCCAGCCACCAGCCTCAGTCAATTCACCCGAGGTCACTAAGCTACCGCTGATTTTACCTTCCGCTTCAGGCCACTGTAGACCCAGTTGAATGTCTTTTAGGGATACATCCGCTTGCCAGTTAACAAGCTTTGCCCAGTTAGCTTTGACCGTACCATTAAGCTCACCGCCCAAGGTATTCAATTTCAGTCGCTCAAGCTCTATTTGTTCAGTGGTACCTTTACCCTGAAAGTCGATGGCTAGAGCTGGAATCTCCTTACCGTCCGCCTCACCTTTAAGCTGAACATTAAAGCCATCTAATGAACCATCGGCTTTAAAGCGTTCAATTTCGGCTTGATAATCGCTTTTACCAGTTAGAGGCCATTGCGCTTGCCCATCTTCTAGCAGTAAATCAAATGGCAGCGTCGGCTCTAAAGGTTGCAGTTCTCCAGAGAGCTTGGCTTCTATCAAATCAGAAAACTGCGAGTCGAGCTGTAGCTTAGCCACACTGCCTTGTGCTTTTAGTGATAACTTCTGACCAGCAAGGTCGGTTTCCTTCACCTTAGCGTCCAATGAAAGCTCTAATGGGTAGCCATCTTTCAGCTCTACCTTAGTAGAAAGGTTCGCGCTCGCCTGTGGCATGTCTAGTTCAAGAGTGGATACATCAACAGTGTTTTTTCCAGCTCGCACTTCAAGCCCAAGGTGATTAACAACGATGGGCGTCTCTTGCTCTAAAGTGAAACGATTGAGATCAAAGCGCTCTAGTACAACCTGTAATGGAATCCAAACCTCAGGCAGCTCTATCGCGGTTTTAACGGCAGGTTCAGGCTCTACGACTTCTGGTTTTGGCTCTTCAGCTGATTCAGCTGATTCAGCTGATTCAGCTGATTCAGCAAGTTTAACTTTTAGGTCGTTGAACAAGGTTGGCGATACTGTCAGCCTTTCACCTTGCATACTCAAAGCCGTTGAGAACAAACTCCATTCAATCTCATTACCCAATATGTTTAGCTTAATATCAGATAAAGCGATGCGATTGATGGTGATTGGAAGTGGCGTTTTTACCGACTTAAGAGGTGGCGTTGGCTCAGCCTCTTCTGTAGAGGCAGGAGGAAGCTCCGTAAAAGCAAAATCTAGCCCCTGAATTGCAATGCGATCAACACACAACTTAGGATCGAGTAAACAACGAGGATTAATAGCCAATACCAGTTTTTCCACTTTGGTATCGACATGGAGGCTATCATCTTTGAATTGAACATTATTGAGCGTAAAGCTCGGGAATAAAGCACCTTTTGTGCTCCCCACTTTAAGTTGTGGAAGAGCTTTTTCAGCCCCCCACAACACAGTGTTTAAGCCAGGGTTTGTAAACAATACAAAACCTAACAGGGCTATTAACAACAGCAAAATGGACGTCAGTGAAATCGACGTCCATTTTATGCACTTGCCCATCACTTTGATCATAACTCTGGTCCTAAACTAAAGTGCAATTGGAACTCATCACCTTTCTTCGCATCTAGACCCCATGCAAAGTCGAGGCTGACTGGCCCAACAGGCGACGCCCAGCGTACACCAACGCCAGTACCATGTTTCCACTCTGGTTTGTCGTTGAACGCATCACCAATATCGTAGAAGGCTGCGCCCCACCAATTTCCAACGAGACGGTATTGATATTCAACCGAGCTGGTTGCGATGAACTTAGCACCGGTTAATGCACCACTTTCATCTCGAGGAGAGATCGATTCGTAGCCGTAACCGCGGATACTGTTGTCACCACCGGCGAAGAATCTTAGTGAGGGAGACAGTTTCTCAAATTCATCAGCAAAGTTACCACCAAACTGCAGACGCGTTAGGCCACGGTGGTTGTTACCGATACTTCTGATCCAAGCCGTCTGTCCTTGAAAACGTACCACTTTGGTTTCAGACAGTAAGGTGTCATCAGCTGCCTCAACCATAATGGTTTGTTTATCGCCCCACATAGGCATCGAACCACCACGCGTTCGCGTTCGAGAGAAAGAGATACCCGGCAACACGAATTGCGCTAAATCATCCTGCAAACCTTGCTCATAGTTTTCAACCAAGTATCGAATGAAGACAGTACGCTGCCAGCCATTATCAAGGCGCCAATATCTCTCTAGCGCTAAGTTAGATTCCAAACTCTTGGTATCACGGTTATCTAGGTTCTTCATCCCATACTTAACTTGGTAATAATCATTAAGCACATCATCTAATGGGATTTTATAAGTCGCAGTAATCGTCTGCTCAGGTTTGGATATCGACAAACTACTATTAAAGCTATGACCAAGTTCGTTAACCCAAGGTTTCTTCCATTTGAGCGTACCTTTAACACCAAGGTCAGTAGAAACACCAATACCCGTTTCAATCTGGTTACGAGCTTGAGGAGCAAGGCTAACCTTCATCGGAATTTCTCTACCTTCACCTAACTGGCTCAAATCAGGCTCAACAAAAACCGAAGAGAACCAATCGGTATTGGATAAGTTCTGGTTGTACTCACCCACTTTAGTAATCGAATAAGGTTCACCATCTTCAAAAGTCTTGAGAGATTGAACCTTGTCGTCCTCGATTTGGCTTCCGGCCACTGTGGTTTTGCCGAAGTGATAACGAATACCACTGTTGTAATGAAGGCGGACATAAGCACGATTCAGTTCAGGCGCAACCTCTAGCTTGCTAACCTCATATGTACCATCGAAGTAACCTTTAGCTAGACCGAGATTACGTATCGAAGACTTCAAAGAATCGTAATTACCATGATTCAAAATCATACCTTTAGAGAGCTTACTCTTGGCAATTAAGGCTAAAAAGTCTGGATCATCTTTGGCTTCACCGCTCAGTACGATGTCTGATTCATAGATACGAACAGGCTCTCCCTGCTCAACCGTCACCGTGAGCTCAGTTTCATCTTCAGAGTGGGAAAAAGTAATGGTGGGTTGGTAATAACCTAACGCATTGAGGGCTTCTTTAATCATAGACTCCAAGCGAGACTGGAATCTTAGTGATACCGCATACTCTTCTTCAGGCACAGCACTCAGATAAGCATCTACGTTATCTTCAAGCGCTCCATCAAGCCCTTTAATTTCAAGGGAAACGTCAGCAAAAGCGAGCGTCGATGACAATAGAGTGCCAATCAGAACTGGTAAAGTTTTTCTTATCATGCTTAATTGGTGAAGAAGTTATCAATACGTTAATAATCAAAAAGAAATAATACCGCTAAAAAGGCATTGAGTCTGTAAGTAATCCTGCAATAACACGGTCTAATTTAAAGACTTATTTAATATGAACCAAGCGTTAATACGCCCACAGTTCACAAAAGCCAACGTGGTCAACGTATGCGAAAAGGAATATGACATGCTAAACAAACAACAACTGG
This DNA window, taken from Vibrio chagasii, encodes the following:
- a CDS encoding gamma-glutamylcyclotransferase, giving the protein MKHLVFVYGTLRQGQSNHHYLKGCKSLGRFDTPKEYALFDLDAYPAMIFGNKSVAGEVYMINDEVLESLDRLEDVPVEYRREQIETIFGLAWVYLYQLDLTANKEILSGDWCKRNNPL
- a CDS encoding autotransporter assembly complex protein TamA, which gives rise to MIRKTLPVLIGTLLSSTLAFADVSLEIKGLDGALEDNVDAYLSAVPEEEYAVSLRFQSRLESMIKEALNALGYYQPTITFSHSEDETELTVTVEQGEPVRIYESDIVLSGEAKDDPDFLALIAKSKLSKGMILNHGNYDSLKSSIRNLGLAKGYFDGTYEVSKLEVAPELNRAYVRLHYNSGIRYHFGKTTVAGSQIEDDKVQSLKTFEDGEPYSITKVGEYNQNLSNTDWFSSVFVEPDLSQLGEGREIPMKVSLAPQARNQIETGIGVSTDLGVKGTLKWKKPWVNELGHSFNSSLSISKPEQTITATYKIPLDDVLNDYYQVKYGMKNLDNRDTKSLESNLALERYWRLDNGWQRTVFIRYLVENYEQGLQDDLAQFVLPGISFSRTRTRGGSMPMWGDKQTIMVEAADDTLLSETKVVRFQGQTAWIRSIGNNHRGLTRLQFGGNFADEFEKLSPSLRFFAGGDNSIRGYGYESISPRDESGALTGAKFIATSSVEYQYRLVGNWWGAAFYDIGDAFNDKPEWKHGTGVGVRWASPVGPVSLDFAWGLDAKKGDEFQLHFSLGPEL
- a CDS encoding translocation/assembly module TamB is translated as MIKVMGKCIKWTSISLTSILLLLIALLGFVLFTNPGLNTVLWGAEKALPQLKVGSTKGALFPSFTLNNVQFKDDSLHVDTKVEKLVLAINPRCLLDPKLCVDRIAIQGLDFAFTELPPASTEEAEPTPPLKSVKTPLPITINRIALSDIKLNILGNEIEWSLFSTALSMQGERLTVSPTLFNDLKVKLAESAESAESAESAEEPKPEVVEPEPAVKTAIELPEVWIPLQVVLERFDLNRFTLEQETPIVVNHLGLEVRAGKNTVDVSTLELDMPQASANLSTKVELKDGYPLELSLDAKVKETDLAGQKLSLKAQGSVAKLQLDSQFSDLIEAKLSGELQPLEPTLPFDLLLEDGQAQWPLTGKSDYQAEIERFKADGSLDGFNVQLKGEADGKEIPALAIDFQGKGTTEQIELERLKLNTLGGELNGTVKANWAKLVNWQADVSLKDIQLGLQWPEAEGKISGSLVTSGELTEAGGWAIELPKLDIEGILRDYPLDIEGQLSASDRSASGEPKLKTSGLSLAHGVNSIKAQGQLDKQWDMGVDIYFPELVKSVPDLKGQVIGNIQLSGPTQEPKVDLTLNVNKVDWNSEATLESLSLNGSVVPLPLPEAQADLVLKAKNLSYQEQNVESIDLTVSGGEKKHTVTLDVISDIVSTSLAISGELIQKPSLVWNGSLDRVKITTQQGPWVLDQPVSIKADVDKQFANVQAHCWKQAGSSVCLDEDIRAGKSGEAKIAINQFDFDQIKAFVPKETELQGLVNVKAHAKWSEQGQPEVTLSLDMPKGQAVQQVGEPITIGWESVALNAQLKDNKLDADFKLDVSDNGDLSGTVSLPDILAQDKMVDAAIKLTTFHLDFLQPILGEYSLLKADLASDLQVKGSLMHPQVFGQFSVDGIQVKGDVTPIDVKDGRIDLDFDGYSAKLDANVETPDGHLDIEGSGEWQDLQAWHSNVRVFADELMVDVPPMVKVKVVPDMTIDVTPELAKITGDIALPWGRIVVEDLPPSAVGVSSDQVILNKDLQPEGESAIPFDVVTNINISIGDDFKLSAFGLEGELVGKLNVAQKDQGPFVTGEVNIVNGTYQSFGQDLLIEEGKILMNGPPDQPYVAINAIRNPDNTQDDVTAGIRVTGPATEPAIEIYSDPAMPQANALSYILRGQDIDGESSGSMTTTLIGLSLAKSGKVVGEIGEAFGVQDLQLDTAGSGDDSQVTVSGYILPGLQVKYGVGIFNSLGEFTVRYRLMQDLYVEAVSGLDSAVDLLYQFEFE